The Natator depressus isolate rNatDep1 chromosome 23, rNatDep2.hap1, whole genome shotgun sequence sequence cactcctgacccacagcccctggctCTCCCAGCCTAGGGGGAGCCCCTGGATTCACTCTAcatggggggagggtcccagtCCCACTGAGGTCTGGTCTGTGGGGCAGAACCGGAGCTGTCCAAGGGGAGCTGGGGAAGATGCTGCACTATCAtgggcagtggaggggggggtgACTGGGGAGGGGCTGGTGCCCCCCAGCTGCATTCAggatggggcagggtgggggcatgacaaagtggggaattgaaccctatgcgtgcctcagtttccctggcatgttggggggtggaaggggcagcGGGCACTGGGGCTGTCAGCTGGCTCAGAGCACCGGAGAAGACGAGGGCAGATCCGGAGGGAGATGGGCTTCCCCACCTCACCTCGGGGGGCTGAGGCGCATCTCCCCAGCTTGGGCAGAAAGACTGGGGCAGGGATTCTGTGGGGCACGGTGTGGTGCGGTGCTGGGATCccatggggcagggatcctgtggggcTCTGGTGTGGTGTGGTGCTGGGATCCCATGGGACTGGGATCACCATGGGGGCAGGTGTCGTGTGGGGCTGGGATCccatggggcagggatcctgtggggcACGGTGTGGTGTAGGGCTGGCATCACCATGGGGCAGGGTGTGGCGTGTGGCAGGGATTCCGTGGGGCTGGGCGACTCATTGCCTGGAGCTCACGGGGGCTGCAGGCCCAGGGGCCCCGCTTATTAAGGGGGGGAGAGGCCGTGGGGCTGACTCTGGCTGGAGCGTGACACCTGGGGGGTGGGATCTGGCCCCCTAACAGGGGCCTCGCAGGGgatgttccaaagctggggctgTAACAGCGGGTCGGAGCCCTGCAGTGGTTTAGGGCTGGGCCCCATGGGGCTGGCAGGTGCCGGAtgtgaggctggggcagggtgtggggctgggatccCCGGGGTGTGTGGAGTGGGGCTAGCAGCCCTACACCAATTGGCAGCAGCACCCCAGGGAGGTTCTGCTGTGGCCAGAGTCCGGCCCCCTGCCCGAGCGGTGGGAGCCCGGGGCCGGGAGAGCTCGGCCAAGGGCCAGGGTAGTTATAGCCGCCTGGATGAGGagcgctgtggggctgggagtcttgtggggcagggcgtggggctGGGATCGCCGTGGGGCAAGGCGTGGGGATGGAATccccatggggcagggggtggagtaaAGGTGGGATCCCATGAGGCTGGgattgctgtggggcagggcacgGGGCTGGGATCCCCGCAGGGCAGGGCACGGGGCTGGGATCCCCGCAGGGCAGGGCTCACCATTGGGAAGGGCGCGGGGCAGGGATCCCCGTGGGCAGGGCCCCCTACCTGCCCGGTTGATCTCGATGATCTCCTCCTGGGCCAGGGGGCAGGCGTCGGCGgcgggggggccgggccgggggccgggggctCCCTCGGGCTTGCAGTAGTTGGGCGAGCCGGGCTGGGGCGCCCGGGGGATGTGCTTGTTCTTCTTCTTGGGCAGCTTCTGCTTGGCCATGGCCAGGGAGTAATACATGCCGAAGTTGTTGACGATGACGGGCACGGGCATGGCGATGGTCAGCACCCCGGCCAGGGCGCACAACGCCCCCACCAGCATGCCCGACCAGGTCATGGGGTACATGTCTCCGTAGCCCAGGGTGGTCATGGTCACCACGGCCCACCAGAACCCGATGGGGATGTTCTTGAAGTCGGTGTGCTTGCTGCCCGTGATGTCGTCCGGGTCGGCCCCGATGCGCTCGGCGTAGTAGATCATGGTGGCGAAGATCAAGACGCCCAAGGCCAGGAAGATGATGAGCAGCAGGAACTCGTTGGTGCTGGCCCGGAGCGTGTGGCCCAGCACCCGCAGCCCCACGAAGTGCCGGGTCAGCTTGAAGATCCGCAGGATCCGCACGAAACGCACCACCCGGAGGAAGCCCAGCACGTCCTTGGCCGCTTTGGAGGAGAGGCCCCGCAAGCCCACCTCCAGGTAGAAGGGCAGGATGGCCACAAAATCGATGATGTTGAGGCTGCTCTTGACGAACTCCAGCTTGTCCGGGCAGAAGCAGACCCGCATGAGGAACTCGAAGGTGAACCAGATCACGCAGGCCCCCTCCACGTAGGTGAGGAACGGCTCCGTCTCCACCTCCACCGCCACCTGGGTGGCCGTCCCGTTGGCCACCGCCACCGTCTCCGTCTTGTTGATGACGCGGTTGAAGGCCTCGTGTGTCTCCAGGCAGAAGGTGGTGATGGagaggaggatgaagaagagGGAGGCGAAGGCCAGGAGGCGAAGGCCACGTACTGGtgagagggtgtgggggaggggcaaggggtggccagggagggggggtgggggtgaggatggGGGCAAACACAAAGGATTGTTATTCGCCCCGTTCTAGAAAGCTGAAACACCTCCCCTCCTGGAGAGGGGAGACCCCCAGCAAGACTGGGATCCCCCCGccttgtgccccagcccctgagccaagccagtccccaccctggggccggatgggagccagcgcccctgAGAGGGAAAGACCCCAGGAATTCTggattccctcccccacacatttTCCAATGGCCCCATTTATATCCAGAGGTCACCCTGGGCAGCGGGAGCATTGcacattgggggggaggggttgtggggaaACATGGAGCCCCCCCCAGATTTCCCAGTGGGAGGGGCACCCTCAGCCCCCCCTCCCGGGACTGAATGAGCCCCGATATTTCTGCTTAATAGAGGGGAGACACCAAACAGAGCTGGGAAAGAACCCAGGCGTTCTGGTTCCAAGCCCCATCCCCCCGCCAGCTCTAACCCACCGGACCCTCCCCCTCCCGGGAgccaggacagaacccaggagtcctggctccagctctgTTAATTGGGGAGATGGTCCGCacccaaggggggagggggagtcaccGGCTCggcggctgctccccccccccagtaagaAGAGGGTGCTACGATCAGGCGGAACCGGGTTGCTGGTTGGGGCCCGGGGGGGACACAAGGGCCGGGGGGGTCGCGGGTGGGGGGGGCACGGGCCGGGGCAGACACACACGGGGGTGGCGGCTGCGGGACGGAGGGGCACAAACAGGGGGTGCGGAGGGACTTCGGGGTCGGGGGTCCGCGGGGCGGAGTCGCGGGGGGACACACGGGAGTTGCGGGGGGAGCcgcgggggctgcgggtccggGAGCGGGGgccacacggggggggggggctgcggtgAGCGGATGTGCCGAGTTTGCGGGATTCGCTGCTGCAGCGCGAGCTGCGCTGCGGGCCGGTCCAGCGCCCCCTGGTGGGGCGACCAGCTCCTCTCCCCCCCGCTCCGTGGGTCAGGCGgcccggggtggtggggggaacgTCTCTATAAATAAACCCAACAGTCCTGAGCCCCGGCCCCAGCACGGGAGGGGGGGGCGGAGGTGTATCACGCTGCCCCACCAGGAGTTTATCTGGGTGGATCTTAAAGAGCCCCCCCACTGCGCCccgtcccagcccctcctgctccctgagccccccactgctccccagcctcCACGAGCCCCTCACTGTGCCccgtcccagcccctcctgctccctgagccccccactgctccccagcctcCCCGAGCCCCTCACTGcgccctgtcccagccccctgctgctccccagcgtccctgagccccccactgccccccataCCAGCCTCCAGCCTCACACTGTGCTGTGTCCCGGCCCGTACCCTCCCCCCACGGCAGTCTTCTTCCATTGCAAGGGGGCTgtggccagtgtgtgtgtgtgtgtgtgtgcgtgcgcacaagTGTGGTcccgtgagtgtgtgtgtgtccattgcTGTGTGTCTGTGTTCACTGCTGTGTGTGTCCATATGCGTGTGTGTCCATCCGTGTGTCCATGCGTGTCCGTTTGTCTGtgtccatctgtgtgtgtgtctgcgtgtgTCCGTGTGGGTGCGTGTCCGTGTCTATCCGTGTGTGcccatgtgtgtctgtgtccaTATGTGTCCATCTCTGTCTGTGTCAGTCCATTTTCATATCTGTCCGTGTGCATCCATGTGTGTGCGCATATGTGTCCATGTCCATCCATGTCGATATGTGTCCATCTCGGTCCATGTGCATCCTTGTCCATGTGCGTCCAtgtgcgtgtctgtgtgtgtctgtctgtgtgcctATGTGGCCATGTCCATCCATGTCTATCTCGGTCCTTGTGTGTCGTGTGTGACACCAACCCCACGACCCGTCCATCCATcgatccatccatccaccctccatccatccatccatccacctttCCCTCTACCCACCCATCCGCCCTTCTACCCATCCTTCTGTTCACCCCCCCTGCTACCcatccctctgtccatccctctgtccatccatccatccatccattccactacccgtccatccatccatccatccatccatccaccggCCCCCTCTACCCACCCATCCGCTCTTCTACCCATCCTTCTGTCCACCCACCCTGCTACCCATCCCTCTGTCCACccttctatccatccatccatccatccaccctcctatccgtccatccatccatccatccatccagctaCCCGCCCCACTACCCACCCATCCGCCCTTCTAcctgtccatctgtccatccGCCCCTCTACCCGTCCATCCATCCAGCTACCTGTCTATCCATCCGCCCTTCTACCCACCCATCTGCCCTTCTATCCATCCACCCCACTacccgtccatccatccatccaccttgCCCCTCTATCCACCCATCCGCCCCACTAcccacccctcccatccccccttcTACCCGTCCATCTGTCCACCTGTCTggctatccatccatccatcaatccatccatccagccaCCCTCTATCCAT is a genomic window containing:
- the KCNC3 gene encoding voltage-gated potassium channel KCNC3; translation: MLSSVCVSSFRGRKPGSQAPAKSCARGDMGRHEDSEKIVINVGGVRHETYRSTLQTLPGTRLAWLTEPDACSNFDYDPAADEFFFDRHPQVFAYVLNYYRTGKLHCPADVCGPLFEEELAFWGIDETDVEACCWMNYRQHRDAEEALDSFEAPEAQEEEDTAGDLKRLCLQEDGRQAGWWRRWQPKVWALFEDPYSSKMARLLAFASLFFILLSITTFCLETHEAFNRVINKTETVAVANGTATQVAVEVETEPFLTYVEGACVIWFTFEFLMRVCFCPDKLEFVKSSLNIIDFVAILPFYLEVGLRGLSSKAAKDVLGFLRVVRFVRILRIFKLTRHFVGLRVLGHTLRASTNEFLLLIIFLALGVLIFATMIYYAERIGADPDDITGSKHTDFKNIPIGFWWAVVTMTTLGYGDMYPMTWSGMLVGALCALAGVLTIAMPVPVIVNNFGMYYSLAMAKQKLPKKKNKHIPRAPQPGSPNYCKPEGAPGPRPGPPAADACPLAQEEIIEINRADSKQNGDAAKAALAHEDCPTIDQALSPEEKSPATPAAREHYSHDRACFLLTAGEFGPAPDGNLRKGYEKSRSLNSIAGLRLSPAPSPLGSPGAPRRPRPPLPSIL